Proteins from a single region of Luteitalea sp.:
- a CDS encoding methylenetetrahydrofolate--tRNA-(uracil(54)-C(5))-methyltransferase (FADH(2)-oxidizing) TrmFO, with protein MIRIVGGGLAGCEAAWQAASRGVPVTLYEMRPARPTRVHKTGELAELVCSNSFRGDKLDNAVGLLKEEMRRLGSLIMRCADASRVPAGAALAVDRERFSRAVTEAVTSHPGIAIERSECAGIPEPRDGSPVILATGPLTSDSLSEAIRTFVGADHLYFYDAISPIVLADTIRNDKVFRASRWGRDSPDSPVRSAGLRLAEGAASAAPKAGEETARACSVEAADGDYLNCPLDAEEYARFYDALIHAESATVHDFDKERFFEGCLPIEVMAHRGYHTLRFGPMKPVGLVDPRTEAQPYAVVQLRQDNLAGDHYSLVGFQTQLKWGEQARVLRLIPGLEEAEFVRFGMVHRNTYINAPTVLRETWQTDARADLLFAGQVSGVEGYVESAASGLIAGINAARLAQGDDPLAPPRTTAIGALGYYVSHADASRYQPTNITFGIIAPLDRKLRGRQAKKLALAERALSDLASWMEPVSVAHV; from the coding sequence ATGATTCGCATTGTCGGGGGCGGTTTGGCGGGATGCGAAGCGGCGTGGCAGGCGGCATCGCGCGGTGTGCCGGTCACGTTGTACGAGATGCGCCCTGCGAGGCCGACCCGCGTTCACAAGACGGGCGAGCTTGCCGAGCTCGTGTGCAGCAACTCGTTCCGCGGCGACAAGCTGGACAACGCCGTCGGCCTGTTGAAAGAGGAGATGCGACGGCTCGGCTCGCTCATCATGCGCTGCGCCGATGCCAGCCGCGTACCCGCCGGCGCCGCTCTCGCCGTGGACCGTGAGCGGTTCTCGCGCGCCGTGACGGAAGCGGTCACGAGCCATCCTGGCATCGCGATCGAGCGATCTGAGTGCGCCGGGATTCCTGAGCCGCGTGACGGGTCGCCGGTCATCCTCGCGACTGGTCCACTCACGTCGGACTCGCTGTCCGAGGCGATACGCACCTTCGTTGGCGCTGATCACCTCTATTTCTACGACGCGATCAGCCCGATTGTCTTGGCCGACACGATCCGCAACGACAAGGTGTTCCGCGCGTCTCGCTGGGGACGAGACTCTCCTGATTCACCAGTACGTAGCGCGGGCCTTCGCCTCGCCGAAGGCGCGGCTTCGGCCGCGCCAAAGGCGGGCGAAGAAACAGCGCGCGCCTGTAGCGTCGAAGCGGCCGACGGTGATTACCTGAACTGTCCGCTGGATGCGGAGGAATACGCCCGCTTCTATGACGCGCTGATCCACGCGGAGTCTGCCACGGTGCACGACTTCGACAAGGAACGCTTCTTCGAGGGCTGTCTCCCAATCGAGGTGATGGCGCATCGCGGCTACCATACCCTGCGATTCGGCCCGATGAAGCCCGTTGGCCTGGTCGACCCACGCACGGAGGCACAGCCCTACGCCGTGGTGCAACTCCGCCAGGACAACCTGGCCGGCGATCACTACAGCCTCGTTGGCTTCCAAACGCAGCTCAAGTGGGGCGAGCAAGCGCGTGTGCTGCGGCTGATTCCAGGGCTCGAGGAGGCGGAGTTCGTGCGCTTTGGCATGGTGCACCGCAACACGTACATCAACGCGCCAACCGTGCTGCGCGAGACATGGCAAACAGACGCGCGCGCAGACCTCTTGTTCGCGGGACAGGTCTCCGGTGTCGAAGGGTACGTGGAATCGGCCGCATCCGGCCTGATTGCTGGGATCAATGCCGCGCGCCTCGCGCAAGGGGACGATCCGCTGGCACCGCCCCGAACGACGGCGATCGGCGCGCTCGGCTATTACGTGTCACACGCCGACGCTTCGCGCTATCAACCCACGAACATCACGTTCGGGATTATCGCTCCGCTGGATCGGAAACTGCGTGGCCGCCAGGCCAAGAAGCTCGCCCTGGCCGAGCGTGCGCTGAGCGATCTTGCGTCATGGATGGAGCCGGTGAGCGTCGCGCACGTCTAG
- a CDS encoding tyrosine recombinase has product MGVHTPRSPETLQEHVKAFVEFLALNRHASPHTLRNYESDLRQFTSYLAIATGSKPGKVLPGIIDHTTIRGFLAELHARGNTRASAARKASAIRSFVRHLRREGAFDGNPGTLVTSPILEQKLPAHLAVDEMEALLSTPDASTPLGCRDRAMLELFYASGLRLSELVGLDLDDVNLGGRMLRVMGKGRKERLVPFHATAAAALGHWLRERERILMSEAASTARARTADRESARVSRGLPPRRDLWSAGRRWRARGLRAEEPLFLNYRGERLGPRSVHRIVARYVALCSSRFGISPHALRHSFATHLLEAGADLRVIQELLGHVRLSTTQRYTHVDLARLMEVYRKAHPKA; this is encoded by the coding sequence ATGGGCGTCCACACTCCTCGATCGCCTGAGACGCTGCAGGAACACGTCAAGGCATTCGTCGAGTTCCTCGCCCTGAACCGGCACGCATCTCCACATACGCTTCGCAATTACGAGAGTGACCTGCGTCAATTCACGTCGTATCTCGCGATAGCGACCGGTTCCAAGCCAGGCAAGGTCCTTCCCGGCATCATCGATCACACGACCATTCGCGGGTTCCTTGCCGAGTTGCACGCTCGAGGCAACACCCGCGCATCGGCGGCTCGCAAGGCGTCGGCGATCCGGAGCTTCGTCCGCCATCTCCGGCGCGAAGGCGCCTTTGACGGCAATCCGGGGACGCTCGTCACCAGCCCCATCCTCGAGCAGAAGCTTCCCGCCCATCTGGCGGTCGACGAGATGGAGGCGCTGCTCTCGACGCCCGATGCCTCAACCCCGCTCGGCTGTCGGGACCGCGCCATGCTCGAGCTCTTCTACGCGTCGGGCCTCCGACTCAGCGAGCTGGTCGGCCTCGACCTCGACGACGTCAATCTCGGGGGCCGGATGCTGCGGGTCATGGGAAAGGGGCGGAAGGAACGACTCGTGCCGTTCCACGCGACCGCGGCGGCGGCGCTCGGCCACTGGCTGCGCGAGCGGGAGCGCATTCTCATGAGCGAAGCTGCCTCAACGGCACGTGCGCGGACAGCCGATCGCGAATCGGCGCGTGTGTCGCGCGGCCTGCCGCCGCGCCGCGACCTGTGGTCCGCCGGACGACGATGGCGCGCGCGCGGTCTGCGAGCGGAGGAGCCCCTCTTTCTGAACTACCGCGGCGAGCGGCTCGGCCCGCGCAGCGTGCACCGGATCGTCGCGCGGTATGTCGCCCTGTGCAGCTCCCGGTTTGGGATCAGTCCTCACGCGCTCCGGCATTCGTTTGCCACGCATCTCCTAGAGGCCGGCGCAGATCTCCGCGTGATTCAGGAGCTGCTCGGCCACGTGCGGCTCTCCACCACGCAGCGCTATACCCACGTCGATCTCGCGCGGTTGATGGAGGTGTATCGCAAGGCACATCCGAAGGCGTGA
- a CDS encoding type II toxin-antitoxin system prevent-host-death family antitoxin, with protein sequence MVIMVTNRSMAQWQVHEAKARFGEVMERASKEGPQTITRHGAARVVMLSIEDYRALVAHKPDFNAYLLGGPKVDDFATERDRDMGRKIVL encoded by the coding sequence ATGGTCATTATGGTCACGAATAGGAGCATGGCACAATGGCAGGTGCACGAGGCGAAGGCTCGGTTCGGCGAGGTGATGGAGCGGGCGTCCAAGGAAGGGCCGCAGACGATCACGCGACATGGAGCGGCGCGAGTGGTGATGCTCTCGATCGAAGACTATCGGGCGCTGGTGGCGCACAAGCCGGACTTCAACGCATATCTGCTCGGCGGTCCCAAGGTGGACGACTTCGCGACCGAGCGCGACCGCGATATGGGTCGCAAGATCGTGCTCTGA
- a CDS encoding PIN domain-containing protein, producing the protein MVLSETRKRRANERVMAFLAAAEASSLFISALTVGELRKGVDMKRRTDPDAAAQIGNWVDGLELTFADRILPIDAPAARRWGELSADRSRPVIETLIAATALVHDCTLVTRNTSDVEDLGVPLLDPWQVVIHGT; encoded by the coding sequence ATGGTCTTGTCCGAGACGCGCAAGCGCCGCGCGAATGAGCGTGTGATGGCGTTTCTTGCGGCAGCCGAGGCATCGAGTCTGTTCATCAGCGCGCTGACAGTGGGCGAGCTCCGCAAAGGTGTCGACATGAAGCGCCGCACCGATCCTGACGCGGCCGCTCAGATTGGCAACTGGGTCGACGGTCTCGAATTGACGTTTGCGGACCGCATTCTCCCGATCGACGCGCCGGCGGCGCGGCGATGGGGAGAGCTCTCGGCTGATCGAAGTCGTCCCGTGATTGAGACGTTGATCGCTGCCACGGCGCTCGTGCATGATTGCACGCTGGTGACGCGCAACACGAGCGACGTCGAGGATCTGGGTGTGCCGCTTCTCGATCCGTGGCAGGTCGTCATCCATGGCACGTAG
- a CDS encoding MOSC domain-containing protein: MPSLEHIWIKRVRLGPMDSATSCRLIAGRGIVGNANQGGKRQVTILSQAAWETVVEQLGHAVGPAMRRANLFVSGVDLESSRGRILRVGSCRLLVHGETRPCERMEQAHPGLRAALQPSWRGGVFAEVLDDGKISVGDSVEWDQG; encoded by the coding sequence ATGCCTTCGCTCGAGCACATCTGGATCAAGCGTGTCCGCCTCGGCCCGATGGATTCCGCGACGAGCTGCCGCCTCATCGCGGGCCGCGGCATCGTTGGCAACGCCAACCAGGGTGGCAAGCGGCAAGTGACCATCCTCTCGCAGGCAGCGTGGGAGACGGTCGTTGAACAGCTTGGACACGCCGTCGGCCCGGCAATGCGCCGCGCGAATCTCTTCGTCTCCGGCGTGGATCTCGAGAGCTCCCGTGGCCGGATCCTGCGCGTCGGATCCTGCCGTCTCCTCGTCCACGGCGAGACGCGTCCCTGTGAGCGCATGGAACAGGCGCATCCAGGGCTCCGTGCGGCGCTCCAACCGAGCTGGCGCGGCGGCGTGTTTGCCGAGGTCCTGGACGATGGCAAGATCAGCGTTGGCGACTCCGTCGAGTGGGATCAGGGATGA
- a CDS encoding PadR family transcriptional regulator gives MPNKERTKTDVLQGTLDLMILQTLDTLGPLHGYTIAARLEQVSRGALQLNMGTLYPGLMRLEQRGFVRAKWGVTENNRKARFYELTAAGRRQLTTEKAQWDRMAAIMQALLRGQE, from the coding sequence ATGCCTAATAAAGAACGCACCAAGACCGACGTCCTGCAGGGCACGCTCGATCTCATGATCCTGCAGACACTCGACACGCTCGGGCCGCTGCACGGCTATACGATTGCGGCACGCCTGGAGCAGGTCTCCCGCGGCGCCCTGCAGCTGAATATGGGCACGCTTTATCCCGGGCTCATGCGCCTGGAGCAACGCGGCTTCGTGCGCGCGAAGTGGGGCGTCACGGAGAACAACCGGAAGGCGCGGTTCTATGAGCTCACGGCGGCGGGCCGACGGCAGCTCACGACCGAGAAGGCCCAGTGGGATCGCATGGCTGCCATCATGCAGGCGCTTCTGCGCGGTCAGGAATAG